The proteins below are encoded in one region of Winogradskyella helgolandensis:
- a CDS encoding S41 family peptidase: MKQCIVTLAFCCSLFSFSQGTQLLRQPTLHGSDVVFVYANDLWKASVNGGTAIRLTSDDGYESNPHFSNDGTQIAFTAQYDGNVDVFVMPSEGGEPKRLTFHPEGDFVQGWTPDGKVLFRSSRESQPTMTSKFFTVSTKGGLPEALDIPRAAYGELSHDGKYLAYTPITGWDAEWRNYRGGQALPIWVVNMETKELIRTSQPTKERHLDPVWLNGLVYFMSERDYTMNIWSFNPNTKEEKQITFHKKFDVKSLDASEDKIVYEQGGYLHTYNPTSGNTTQLHIDVKADLNFYRTKWEDVSASNLSNPNLSPNGKRAIFEYRGEIFTIPKENGTWMNITNSPGVADRNPIWSPKGDKVAWFSDKNGEYQLLIADQNGQNVEAINLPNPTFYFQPDWSPDGKHIAYTDTHYNIWVLNLETKKTEIVATDRYAHPNRTMNPVWSPDSKWIAFSKQLESHFKSIFAYNIDSKKTMQLTDPIADAISPVWDASGKYIYTLASTNYGLQTGWLDMSNYDSAATLSRSLYAIVLNAKDDAPNLPKNDMEEIEKKNKDSDKKAKDKKKDKDNDKDNDKEEAKNISVTITETGIFDRAVALDLPARNYIGLLKGPENSVFVSESIPNEDGLKVYTFDVEKEEKTDYADGVWQMVASKDRNSILLFQKGNWVMSDTKAPPKPGKDNLKTNLKIKIDPKAEAHQIFKEGWRYMRDFLYVDNVHGAPWDAIYKWYSPWIDHVRHRTDLNYVVDIMSGEVAIGHSYVYGGDFPNVDRVPVGLLGCDLELENGNYKIAKIFSGERWNPDINAPLAQHGINVNVGDYILAINGKELSETVNPYSVLEQTAGREINITVNSKPSLADAKTILIKPVSSERGLRTMDWIESNRRKVDELSNGKLAYVYVPNTGEGGFTSFNRYYFSQQDKKGVIIDERNNGGGSAADYMIDIMSRELFGYFNSRANDNRPWTTPMAGIWGPKVMLINERAGSGGDLLPYMFKMKNIGPMIGTRTWGGLVGTWDTPPFIDGGGMVAPRGGFYDVNGEWAVEGEGVAPDIEVIQDPKLTSKGIDPQLERAVEEAMKLLKNNEFELKPEPKAPVRWKRPEGYKSDN, from the coding sequence ATGAAACAATGTATTGTTACACTAGCATTCTGTTGCTCACTATTTTCATTTTCCCAAGGCACACAACTCTTAAGACAACCCACTTTACATGGCAGTGATGTTGTATTTGTCTATGCCAACGACTTATGGAAAGCTTCCGTAAATGGCGGAACTGCAATTAGATTAACCAGCGACGATGGTTACGAATCTAATCCACATTTTTCTAATGATGGAACCCAGATTGCCTTTACAGCACAATACGATGGTAATGTTGATGTGTTTGTGATGCCCTCTGAAGGAGGAGAACCAAAACGATTAACCTTTCATCCTGAAGGAGACTTTGTTCAAGGTTGGACTCCTGATGGAAAGGTACTCTTTAGATCTAGTAGAGAAAGTCAACCGACAATGACGAGTAAGTTTTTTACGGTGTCAACAAAAGGAGGTTTACCAGAAGCCTTAGATATTCCCAGAGCGGCCTACGGAGAACTGTCTCATGATGGTAAGTATTTAGCCTACACACCAATTACAGGTTGGGATGCCGAATGGAGAAATTATCGTGGTGGCCAAGCCTTACCAATTTGGGTGGTGAATATGGAAACGAAAGAACTCATTAGAACTTCTCAGCCTACAAAAGAACGACACTTAGACCCTGTGTGGTTAAATGGGCTGGTGTATTTTATGTCTGAGCGCGATTATACCATGAATATTTGGTCTTTTAATCCAAACACCAAAGAAGAAAAGCAAATTACCTTTCATAAGAAATTTGATGTAAAAAGCTTAGATGCCAGTGAAGACAAGATTGTTTATGAACAAGGTGGTTATCTTCATACTTACAATCCAACGTCAGGAAATACAACACAATTACATATAGATGTTAAAGCAGATTTAAACTTTTATAGAACAAAATGGGAAGATGTATCTGCTTCAAATTTATCTAATCCTAATCTATCACCAAATGGTAAACGTGCCATTTTTGAGTATCGTGGTGAGATTTTTACAATTCCTAAAGAAAACGGCACTTGGATGAATATTACCAACTCACCTGGCGTTGCAGATCGCAATCCGATTTGGTCTCCTAAAGGTGATAAAGTGGCGTGGTTTTCGGATAAAAATGGTGAATACCAATTACTAATAGCCGATCAAAATGGGCAAAATGTAGAAGCGATTAATCTACCAAATCCGACCTTCTATTTTCAACCCGATTGGTCACCAGATGGAAAACACATCGCTTACACAGACACACATTACAATATTTGGGTGCTTAATTTAGAAACTAAAAAAACTGAAATCGTAGCAACTGATCGTTACGCACATCCTAACCGAACTATGAATCCGGTGTGGTCTCCAGATAGTAAGTGGATTGCATTTTCAAAACAATTAGAGAGTCATTTCAAATCTATTTTTGCTTATAATATTGACTCAAAGAAAACGATGCAACTCACCGACCCTATTGCAGATGCTATTAGTCCGGTTTGGGATGCTTCGGGTAAATACATTTACACTTTAGCAAGCACCAATTATGGTCTTCAAACAGGTTGGTTAGACATGAGTAACTACGACTCTGCTGCCACTTTATCACGCAGTTTATATGCCATCGTTTTAAATGCTAAAGATGATGCACCAAATCTTCCAAAAAATGATATGGAGGAGATTGAAAAGAAAAATAAGGATAGCGATAAGAAAGCTAAAGACAAGAAAAAAGACAAGGATAATGACAAGGATAATGACAAAGAAGAAGCTAAAAACATTTCAGTTACCATTACCGAAACTGGAATTTTTGACAGAGCTGTCGCTTTAGATTTGCCAGCTCGGAATTATATCGGACTTCTTAAAGGTCCTGAAAATAGCGTATTTGTTTCTGAATCAATTCCAAATGAAGACGGCCTTAAAGTCTATACGTTTGACGTTGAAAAAGAAGAAAAAACGGACTATGCTGATGGTGTATGGCAAATGGTCGCTTCGAAAGACCGAAATTCAATACTATTATTTCAAAAAGGAAATTGGGTAATGTCTGATACCAAAGCTCCACCAAAACCTGGAAAAGATAATTTAAAAACCAATCTAAAAATAAAGATAGACCCTAAAGCTGAAGCGCATCAAATATTTAAAGAAGGTTGGAGATATATGCGCGATTTCTTATATGTAGATAATGTTCATGGTGCTCCTTGGGACGCCATTTACAAATGGTATTCGCCTTGGATAGACCATGTACGCCATAGAACCGACTTAAATTACGTTGTGGATATTATGAGTGGCGAAGTTGCTATTGGACATTCTTACGTCTATGGTGGAGACTTTCCAAATGTAGATCGTGTACCAGTAGGTTTATTAGGTTGTGATTTAGAACTAGAAAATGGCAATTATAAAATTGCTAAAATCTTTAGTGGAGAACGCTGGAATCCTGATATAAATGCTCCCTTAGCACAACATGGAATTAATGTAAATGTCGGTGATTATATTTTAGCGATAAATGGCAAAGAGCTTTCTGAAACTGTAAATCCTTACAGTGTGTTAGAGCAAACGGCTGGTCGTGAAATTAACATTACAGTAAACTCTAAACCATCGCTAGCAGATGCCAAAACTATTTTAATAAAGCCTGTTAGTAGTGAAAGAGGTTTACGAACTATGGATTGGATTGAAAGCAACCGTAGAAAAGTAGACGAACTCTCTAATGGTAAATTGGCCTATGTCTATGTACCAAACACAGGAGAAGGCGGCTTCACATCATTTAACCGATACTATTTTTCACAACAAGATAAAAAAGGAGTGATTATAGACGAACGAAATAATGGAGGTGGTTCGGCTGCTGATTATATGATAGATATTATGTCGCGTGAATTGTTTGGCTACTTTAACAGTAGAGCTAATGATAACCGACCATGGACCACACCAATGGCTGGAATTTGGGGACCAAAAGTCATGTTGATTAACGAACGTGCTGGATCAGGTGGTGATTTACTGCCTTACATGTTTAAAATGAAAAATATAGGACCGATGATTGGCACCAGAACTTGGGGAGGCCTTGTAGGTACTTGGGACACTCCACCTTTTATTGATGGAGGCGGAATGGTAGCTCCTCGTGGTGGATTTTACGACGTCAATGGGGAATGGGCTGTTGAAGGTGAAGGTGTAGCACCAGATATTGAAGTGATACAAGATCCCAAATTAACATCTAAAGGCATCGATCCGCAGTTAGAACGTGCTGTTGAAGAAGCTATGAAATTACTTAAGAATAATGAGTTTGAATTAAAACCAGAACCAAAAGCACCTGTACGATGGAAACGTCCTGAAGGTTATAAATCTGATAATTAA
- a CDS encoding acyl carrier protein phosphodiesterase produces MNFLAHIYLSGDNEHIAIGNFVADGVRGNKYKLYPKDIQIGIQLHRNIDTFTDAHPLFRQCTKRLHKGYSHYSGVIVDIFFDHFLAKNWKTYSDIPLESYISDFYTSLTKNIDILPPRFKRITPIMIEGNWLLSYTTVEGIQIVLNGMNQRTKGRSKMNEATKELKEHYDAFETDFTLFFEDLRAFSITKRIEIEKQFEDFST; encoded by the coding sequence ATGAATTTTCTCGCTCATATTTATCTTTCAGGAGACAATGAACACATTGCTATAGGCAACTTTGTCGCAGACGGAGTTAGAGGTAATAAGTATAAATTATACCCTAAAGACATCCAAATTGGTATTCAATTGCATCGCAATATTGATACATTTACAGATGCACATCCGCTTTTTAGACAATGCACTAAACGCTTACATAAAGGTTACAGTCATTATAGTGGCGTTATTGTAGATATATTTTTCGATCACTTTTTAGCTAAAAATTGGAAAACGTATTCTGATATTCCGCTAGAGAGTTACATCTCCGATTTTTATACTAGTTTGACCAAAAACATAGACATTCTACCGCCTCGTTTTAAAAGAATAACTCCGATAATGATAGAAGGTAATTGGCTTCTCAGTTATACGACTGTGGAAGGCATTCAAATTGTTCTAAATGGCATGAACCAAAGAACAAAAGGCCGTTCTAAAATGAATGAAGCCACCAAAGAATTAAAAGAGCATTACGACGCTTTTGAAACTGATTTTACCCTATTTTTTGAAGACCTTAGAGCGTTCAGTATTACAAAACGAATTGAGATAGAGAAACAGTTTGAAGATTTTAGTACTTAA
- the glmM gene encoding phosphoglucosamine mutase, protein MTLIKSISGIRGTIGGAVDDNLTPIDAVKFAAAYGTWLKQQRDKDNYIVVVGRDARISGEMIQNLVMNTLVGLGIHVIDLGLSTTPTVEIAVPLEHADGGIILTASHNPKQWNALKLLNAKGEFLNGAEGQKILEIAESNSMNFAEVDDLGKITINDAYIDIHIDEVLDLDLVNVQAIKDANFKVVVDGVNSTGGIAIPLLLERLGVEPVKLYCDPTGHFPHNPEPLKEHLGDLAEAVVKAHADFGIVVDPDVDRLAFMDETGEMFGEEYTLVACADYVLSKTPGNTVSNMSSTRALRDVTEKHGGTYEASAVGEVNVVTLMKKNNVVIGGEGNGGIIYPESHYGRDALVGVALFLSLLAEKQMKVSELRASYPNYFMSKKKIQLTPGLDVDGILKTMEANYSHENLTTIDGVKIDFADSWVHLRKSNTEPIIRIYTEAPSQAAADTLANRIIGEIKAIANI, encoded by the coding sequence ATGACATTAATAAAATCAATATCAGGAATTAGAGGCACTATTGGAGGAGCAGTAGACGATAACTTAACACCAATAGATGCGGTTAAATTTGCGGCAGCTTATGGCACTTGGTTAAAACAGCAGCGAGACAAAGATAATTATATCGTGGTTGTTGGTCGTGATGCTCGTATTTCGGGTGAAATGATTCAGAATTTAGTAATGAATACTTTAGTTGGCCTGGGGATTCATGTGATTGATTTAGGCTTATCTACAACACCAACTGTAGAGATTGCAGTTCCTTTAGAACATGCCGATGGTGGTATTATTTTAACAGCAAGTCATAACCCAAAGCAATGGAATGCTTTAAAACTTCTTAATGCTAAAGGTGAATTTTTGAATGGAGCAGAAGGACAGAAGATATTAGAGATTGCAGAATCTAACAGCATGAATTTTGCTGAGGTGGACGATTTAGGAAAAATAACCATTAATGATGCCTATATTGATATTCATATTGATGAAGTCTTAGACTTAGACTTAGTGAATGTGCAAGCCATAAAAGACGCTAATTTTAAAGTAGTTGTTGATGGTGTGAATTCTACAGGAGGTATTGCTATTCCATTATTACTAGAACGTTTAGGTGTTGAGCCTGTGAAATTATATTGTGATCCAACGGGTCATTTTCCACATAATCCAGAACCACTTAAAGAGCATTTAGGTGATTTAGCAGAAGCGGTGGTGAAAGCACATGCAGATTTCGGAATTGTTGTAGATCCTGATGTGGATCGTTTGGCATTTATGGATGAAACAGGAGAAATGTTTGGTGAAGAATATACATTGGTCGCTTGTGCAGATTACGTATTAAGTAAAACGCCAGGGAATACGGTAAGTAACATGAGTTCTACACGTGCGTTGCGCGATGTTACAGAAAAGCATGGTGGTACTTACGAAGCTAGTGCTGTAGGTGAAGTCAATGTTGTAACTTTAATGAAAAAGAATAACGTTGTTATTGGTGGTGAAGGTAATGGAGGTATTATTTATCCGGAATCACATTACGGACGTGATGCTTTAGTTGGTGTGGCTTTATTTTTAAGTTTATTAGCTGAAAAGCAAATGAAAGTAAGTGAATTGAGAGCCTCTTACCCAAATTACTTTATGAGTAAAAAGAAGATTCAGTTAACGCCAGGATTGGATGTCGATGGGATTTTAAAAACTATGGAAGCGAATTATAGTCATGAAAATTTAACCACCATTGATGGAGTTAAAATTGACTTTGCAGATAGTTGGGTACACCTTCGTAAGAGTAACACAGAACCTATTATTAGAATTTATACAGAAGCTCCTTCGCAAGCAGCAGCAGATACTTTAGCGAATCGAATTATTGGAGAAATTAAAGCGATTGCCAATATTTAA